A genome region from Ralstonia solanacearum K60 includes the following:
- a CDS encoding sugar phosphate isomerase/epimerase family protein, translated as MRWKTGVCTWTFGPMPLDEIARRVRALGFDGIELHGDLHAFKPAFVAEVLADHGLEVFSLTPDNVDLAHPDAGVRAGALDYYRRLIDFAAALGAPMVSCHGDVGRVRPLAAYAKEWDWLVEGGRALCAHASASGVPLVFEVLNRYESHLVNTAAQALDLLDAVGQPNLRVLLDAYHMNIEEADPAAAIRLAGARLGLFHVADSNRRGVGLGHTRFDALFEALTGIGYAGPVIVEATASGPDPFTAVKAGDYVAELEGFLAQSAARLRRAHPQPAGLPA; from the coding sequence ATGCGTTGGAAGACCGGTGTCTGTACCTGGACCTTCGGGCCGATGCCCCTCGACGAGATCGCCCGCCGCGTGCGCGCGCTCGGCTTCGACGGCATCGAGCTGCATGGCGATCTGCATGCCTTCAAGCCCGCCTTCGTCGCCGAGGTGCTGGCCGACCACGGGCTGGAGGTGTTCTCGCTCACGCCCGACAACGTCGATCTCGCCCACCCGGATGCCGGCGTGCGTGCTGGTGCGCTGGACTACTACCGCCGCCTGATCGACTTCGCCGCCGCGCTGGGCGCGCCGATGGTGTCCTGCCACGGCGACGTGGGCCGGGTGCGCCCGCTGGCCGCTTACGCGAAGGAATGGGACTGGCTGGTCGAGGGGGGGCGGGCCTTGTGCGCGCACGCCAGCGCAAGCGGCGTGCCGCTGGTGTTCGAGGTGCTCAACCGCTACGAATCGCACCTGGTCAACACCGCCGCGCAGGCGCTCGATCTGCTCGACGCGGTGGGGCAGCCCAACCTGCGCGTACTGCTCGACGCTTACCACATGAACATCGAAGAGGCCGATCCCGCCGCCGCCATCCGGCTGGCCGGCGCGCGCCTCGGGCTGTTCCACGTGGCTGATTCCAACCGGCGCGGCGTGGGCCTGGGCCATACGCGCTTCGATGCGCTGTTCGAGGCGCTGACCGGCATCGGCTATGCCGGGCCCGTCATCGTCGAAGCCACCGCCAGCGGGCCGGACCCGTTCACGGCCGTCAAGGCGGGCGATTACGTGGCCGAGCTGGAAGGTTTCCTGGCGCAGTCCGCGGCCCGGCTGCGGCGCGCCCATCCGCAGCCTGCCGGCCTGCCGGCGTGA
- the iolB gene encoding 5-deoxy-glucuronate isomerase, translating to MSLLMRADRTARTIVEVTPERAGWRYVGFRAVRLAAGEAEGFDTGRREACIVVLAGQVDVTVGGARHTALGSRASVFDPQSPVAVYVPPGQSVRIEATRAAEVAISSAPAEGKYPARVIEPGTMTRSVRGTGSNTRYVCDILPETEPAEGLLVVEVVTPGGHASSYPPHKHDTAGPSETVLEETYYHRLNPPQGFAFQRVYTDDRSLDESMAVEDGDTVLVPRGYHPCVAPHGYDLYYLNTMAGPQRKWAFRNDPAHAWIVAQP from the coding sequence ATGAGCCTGCTGATGAGGGCCGACCGCACGGCCCGCACCATCGTCGAGGTCACGCCCGAGCGGGCCGGCTGGCGCTATGTCGGCTTTCGCGCGGTGCGGCTGGCGGCGGGCGAGGCGGAGGGTTTCGATACCGGCCGCCGCGAAGCCTGCATCGTGGTGCTGGCGGGCCAAGTGGATGTGACCGTCGGCGGTGCGCGCCATACGGCGCTGGGCAGCCGGGCGTCGGTGTTCGATCCGCAATCGCCGGTGGCGGTCTACGTGCCGCCGGGGCAGTCCGTGCGCATCGAGGCGACGCGGGCCGCCGAGGTGGCGATCAGTTCCGCGCCGGCCGAGGGCAAGTACCCCGCGCGCGTCATCGAGCCCGGCACCATGACGCGCAGCGTGCGCGGCACCGGCAGCAATACGCGCTACGTCTGCGACATCCTGCCCGAGACCGAGCCCGCCGAGGGCCTGCTGGTGGTGGAGGTGGTGACGCCCGGCGGCCATGCGTCGAGCTACCCGCCGCACAAGCACGACACCGCCGGTCCGTCGGAGACCGTGCTGGAAGAGACCTACTACCACCGGCTCAACCCGCCGCAGGGCTTCGCCTTCCAGCGCGTCTACACCGACGACCGCAGCCTCGACGAGTCGATGGCGGTGGAAGACGGCGACACCGTGCTGGTGCCGCGCGGCTATCACCCCTGCGTGGCACCGCACGGCTACGACCTGTACTACCTGAACACCATGGCCGGCCCGCAGCGCAAGTGGGCCTTCCGCAACGATCCCGCGCACGCGTGGATCGTCGCCCAGCCCTGA
- a CDS encoding ABC transporter permease yields the protein MPPSLQTTIGTPAAAPAPRRRLPQELSILLVLIGIALCFEVLGWIVRDRSFLYNPQGLLITILQVSEVGLLAIGVTLVIIAGGIDLSSGSVVALSAMVAASLAQMSDVANAVYPSLADLPAVVPIAAGLIVGALAGLVNGALIVTTGIPAFIVTLGMMVSARGLARFYTHGQPVSMLTDSYLWLGSGAKPVVVFLGAALVFHVVLRYTRFGKCIYAIGGNPVAARVSGINLNGTLVMVYTLAGLLAGLGGVIASSRAQTGQSGMGMSYELDAIAAAVIGGTSLSGGVGRVTGTVIGALILGIISSGFTFLGVDAYIQEIIKGAIIVVAVVADRFRKRKRG from the coding sequence ATGCCCCCCTCCCTCCAGACCACGATCGGTACGCCCGCGGCCGCGCCTGCGCCCAGACGGCGGTTGCCGCAGGAGCTGAGCATCCTGCTGGTGCTGATCGGTATCGCCCTGTGCTTCGAAGTGCTGGGCTGGATCGTGCGCGACCGCTCGTTCCTCTACAACCCACAGGGGCTGCTGATCACCATCCTGCAGGTCTCGGAGGTCGGCCTGCTGGCGATCGGCGTGACGCTGGTGATCATCGCAGGCGGCATCGACCTGTCGTCCGGCTCGGTGGTGGCGCTGTCGGCCATGGTGGCGGCGAGCCTGGCGCAGATGTCGGACGTGGCCAACGCGGTCTATCCATCGCTGGCCGACCTGCCGGCCGTGGTCCCCATCGCCGCCGGGCTGATCGTGGGGGCGCTGGCGGGGCTCGTGAACGGCGCGCTCATTGTCACCACCGGCATTCCGGCCTTCATCGTCACGCTGGGCATGATGGTGTCGGCGCGCGGGCTGGCGCGCTTCTACACCCACGGCCAGCCGGTCAGCATGCTCACCGACAGCTACCTGTGGCTCGGTTCCGGCGCCAAGCCCGTGGTGGTGTTCCTGGGCGCCGCGCTGGTCTTCCACGTGGTGCTGCGCTATACGCGCTTCGGCAAGTGCATCTACGCGATCGGCGGCAACCCGGTGGCGGCACGCGTGTCGGGCATCAACCTCAACGGCACGCTGGTGATGGTGTACACGCTGGCCGGGCTGCTGGCGGGGCTGGGCGGCGTGATCGCGTCGTCGCGGGCGCAGACCGGGCAGTCGGGCATGGGCATGTCGTACGAGCTCGATGCGATCGCGGCGGCGGTGATCGGCGGCACGTCGCTTTCGGGCGGGGTGGGGCGCGTCACCGGTACGGTGATCGGCGCGCTGATCCTCGGCATCATCAGCAGCGGCTTTACCTTCCTGGGCGTGGACGCGTACATCCAGGAAATCATCAAGGGCGCGATCATCGTCGTGGCGGTGGTGGCGGACCGCTTCCGCAAGCGCAAGCGCGGCTGA
- the iolD gene encoding 3D-(3,5/4)-trihydroxycyclohexane-1,2-dione acylhydrolase (decyclizing), translated as MSRQATVRLTMAQALVRHLAALRVAEEDGTLVPYVGGVWAIFGHGNVAGLGEALAQTRDALPVYRAHNEQAMAHAAIAYGKAHFRRRIMAATSSIGPGATNMVTAAALAHAGRLPVLLLPGDTFASRAPDPVLQQLESFAEGDATANDAFRPVSRYFDRIVRPEQILTALPRAIQVLTDPAQCGPVTLALPQDVQTLAFDCPEDFLQPEPIRIRRPQPDPVELARAIDALRRARRPLIVAGGGVLYSLAGPTLADFAERHGVPVAESQAGKGALSWRHPLNLGAIGVTGSPAANAAAAQADLVIGVGTRLQDFTTGSHSLFGQARLLSINVQPFDAHKRGGQALVADARDALDRLGAALADWRADAGWTGQARALARDWNARVDTLTTAAPEGLPYDAHVIGAVRDSAADSPGGDIVVCAAGTLPAELHKLWRSGRPGNYHMDYGYSCMGYEIAGGLGVKLARPEREVIVMVGDGSYLMMNSEIATAVMLGKKLIIVVLDNRGFGCINRLQRACGGENYNNLLEHCVPEGGEPVRIDFAAHAASLGADAVHVDGLNGLRAAMLRARAGRRTSVIVIDTTPEQTTPDGGWWWEVAVPEVSPRADVGAAYQAYRQNKTLQRV; from the coding sequence ATGAGCAGGCAGGCAACCGTGCGCCTGACGATGGCGCAAGCGCTGGTGCGGCACCTGGCCGCGCTGCGCGTGGCGGAGGAGGACGGCACGCTGGTGCCGTATGTCGGCGGCGTGTGGGCGATCTTCGGCCACGGCAATGTCGCCGGGCTGGGCGAGGCCCTGGCGCAGACGCGCGATGCGCTGCCGGTCTATCGCGCCCACAACGAGCAGGCCATGGCCCATGCCGCCATTGCCTACGGCAAGGCGCATTTCCGCCGGCGCATCATGGCGGCCACCTCGTCGATCGGGCCGGGCGCGACCAACATGGTGACCGCGGCGGCGCTCGCGCATGCCGGCCGCCTGCCGGTGCTGCTGCTGCCCGGTGACACCTTCGCCTCGCGCGCGCCGGACCCGGTGCTGCAGCAACTGGAGAGCTTCGCCGAGGGCGACGCGACCGCCAACGATGCCTTCCGTCCGGTGTCGCGCTACTTCGACCGCATCGTGCGGCCCGAGCAGATCCTGACGGCGCTGCCGCGCGCGATCCAGGTGCTGACCGATCCGGCGCAGTGCGGCCCGGTCACGCTGGCCTTGCCGCAGGACGTGCAGACCCTGGCCTTCGACTGCCCCGAAGACTTCCTGCAGCCCGAGCCGATCCGCATCCGCCGCCCGCAGCCGGACCCGGTCGAGCTGGCGCGCGCCATCGATGCGCTGCGCCGCGCGCGCCGTCCGCTGATCGTCGCCGGCGGTGGCGTGCTGTATTCGCTGGCCGGGCCGACCCTGGCCGATTTTGCCGAGCGCCACGGCGTGCCGGTGGCCGAATCGCAGGCGGGCAAGGGCGCGCTGTCGTGGCGGCATCCGCTCAACCTGGGCGCCATCGGCGTGACGGGTTCGCCGGCGGCCAACGCGGCGGCGGCGCAGGCCGATCTGGTCATCGGCGTCGGCACGCGGCTGCAGGATTTCACTACCGGCTCGCACAGCCTGTTCGGGCAGGCGCGGCTGCTGTCCATCAACGTGCAGCCCTTCGATGCGCACAAGCGCGGCGGGCAGGCGCTGGTGGCCGACGCGCGCGATGCGCTGGACCGCCTCGGCGCGGCGCTGGCCGATTGGCGCGCCGACGCAGGCTGGACCGGCCAGGCCCGTGCCCTGGCGCGCGACTGGAACGCGCGCGTCGACACGCTGACCACCGCGGCGCCCGAGGGCCTGCCCTACGACGCCCACGTGATCGGCGCGGTGCGCGACTCGGCGGCGGATTCGCCCGGTGGCGACATCGTCGTCTGCGCCGCCGGCACCCTGCCGGCCGAACTGCACAAGCTGTGGCGCAGTGGCCGGCCCGGCAACTACCACATGGACTACGGCTACTCGTGCATGGGCTACGAGATCGCCGGCGGCCTGGGCGTCAAGCTGGCGCGGCCCGAGCGCGAAGTCATCGTGATGGTGGGCGACGGCTCGTACCTGATGATGAATTCCGAGATCGCCACCGCGGTGATGCTGGGCAAGAAGCTCATCATCGTCGTGCTCGACAACCGCGGCTTCGGCTGCATCAACCGCCTGCAGCGCGCCTGCGGCGGCGAGAACTACAACAACCTGCTGGAGCACTGCGTGCCCGAGGGCGGCGAGCCGGTGCGCATCGACTTCGCCGCGCACGCCGCCAGCCTGGGCGCCGACGCCGTGCACGTGGATGGCCTCAACGGCCTGCGCGCCGCGATGCTGCGCGCGCGGGCCGGCCGCCGCACCAGCGTGATCGTGATCGACACCACGCCCGAGCAGACCACGCCCGACGGCGGCTGGTGGTGGGAGGTCGCGGTGCCCGAAGTGTCGCCGCGCGCCGACGTGGGCGCGGCCTACCAGGCGTATCGCCAGAACAAAACCCTGCAGCGAGTATGA
- a CDS encoding bifunctional 5-dehydro-2-deoxygluconokinase/5-dehydro-2-deoxyphosphogluconate aldolase, translating into MSLHFPEHRTFDLACLGRLAVDLYAQQVGCALEEATSFARYLGGSSANIAFGAARLGLRAAMISRVGNEQMGRFLLRTLADEGCDTSQVQIDPQRLTALVLLGIKDRDTFPLLFYRENCADMAIDADRIDAGFIAQCRALLVTGTHLSTPQVRRASLRALALAGEHGAVRVLDIDYRPVLWGLTGRGEGERRFVADAGVTRQLQEQLGLFELIIGTEEEFRIAGGVPDDLSASLREVRRQTAAVLVVKRGPLGCAIVRDAVPERIDEAPTVAGERVEVLNVLGAGDAFAAGLMSGLLRGESLEASAAIGNACGAIVVSRHGCAPAMPTQAELAHWFSGHRCPRPDRDETLSHLHRVTAPRPRWEALHVLAFDHRSQFYQLARDAGAAEVRIPALKALIVQAVERVAQDPKQQGRIGVLIDDVYGEDALHRATGRGWWVGRPIELPGSRPLRFDAGRSLGSHLLHWPQEHVVKCLVHYHPDDDSTLRVEQEQALLHVWEATRASGHELLLEVISPARAGVQIRPEDAVLRTIKRLYNLGIKPEWWKLGVMRASAWEALGALVAERDPYCRGAVILGLNQPEGELLAGFAQARAEVVKGFMIGRTVWAVPSLRWLRGEIDDAVLVAQVADGFRRLIDGWRATRQPPARPVSLDAHRHPSHPDATLNQEVGT; encoded by the coding sequence ATGTCATTGCACTTTCCCGAACACCGGACCTTCGATCTGGCGTGCCTTGGCCGGCTCGCCGTGGATCTGTACGCGCAGCAGGTCGGCTGTGCGCTGGAGGAGGCGACTTCGTTCGCGCGCTACCTGGGCGGCTCGTCGGCCAACATCGCCTTCGGCGCGGCGCGCCTGGGGCTGCGCGCGGCCATGATCTCGCGCGTCGGCAACGAGCAGATGGGCCGCTTCCTGCTGCGCACGCTGGCCGACGAGGGCTGCGATACCAGCCAGGTGCAGATCGACCCGCAGCGTCTGACCGCGCTGGTGCTGCTCGGGATCAAGGATCGCGACACCTTCCCGCTGCTGTTCTACCGCGAGAACTGCGCCGACATGGCCATCGACGCCGACCGGATCGACGCCGGCTTCATCGCCCAGTGCCGCGCGCTGCTCGTCACCGGCACGCACCTGAGCACGCCGCAGGTGCGCCGCGCCTCGCTGCGCGCACTGGCGCTGGCCGGCGAGCACGGCGCGGTGCGCGTGCTCGATATCGACTATCGCCCTGTACTGTGGGGCCTGACCGGGCGCGGCGAGGGCGAGCGCCGCTTCGTGGCCGATGCCGGCGTCACGCGCCAGTTGCAGGAACAGCTCGGGCTGTTCGAACTCATCATCGGCACGGAAGAGGAGTTCCGCATCGCCGGCGGCGTGCCGGACGACCTGTCGGCCTCGCTGCGCGAGGTGCGCAGGCAGACGGCGGCGGTGCTGGTGGTCAAGCGCGGGCCGCTGGGCTGCGCCATCGTGCGCGACGCCGTTCCCGAGCGCATCGACGAGGCGCCCACCGTGGCGGGCGAGCGCGTCGAGGTGCTCAACGTGCTGGGCGCGGGCGATGCGTTTGCGGCCGGGCTGATGTCGGGCCTGTTGCGCGGCGAGTCGCTGGAGGCGTCGGCCGCCATCGGCAACGCTTGCGGCGCCATCGTGGTGTCGCGCCACGGTTGCGCGCCGGCCATGCCGACGCAGGCCGAGCTGGCGCACTGGTTCTCCGGCCACCGCTGCCCGCGTCCCGACCGCGATGAGACGCTCAGCCACCTGCACCGCGTCACCGCGCCGCGCCCGCGCTGGGAGGCGCTGCACGTGCTGGCGTTCGATCACCGCTCGCAGTTCTATCAACTGGCGCGCGATGCCGGTGCGGCGGAGGTGCGCATTCCCGCGCTGAAGGCGCTGATCGTGCAGGCGGTCGAGCGCGTCGCGCAGGACCCGAAGCAGCAGGGCCGCATCGGCGTGCTGATCGACGATGTGTATGGCGAGGACGCGCTGCACCGCGCCACCGGACGTGGCTGGTGGGTCGGCCGGCCGATCGAGCTGCCGGGCTCGCGTCCGCTGCGCTTCGACGCGGGGCGCTCGCTGGGCTCGCACCTGCTGCACTGGCCGCAGGAGCATGTCGTCAAATGCCTGGTGCACTACCACCCCGACGACGACAGCACCCTGCGCGTGGAGCAGGAGCAGGCCCTGCTGCACGTGTGGGAAGCCACGCGCGCCAGCGGCCACGAACTGCTGCTGGAGGTGATCTCGCCCGCGCGCGCCGGCGTGCAGATCCGCCCGGAAGACGCCGTGCTGCGCACCATCAAGCGCCTGTACAACCTCGGCATCAAGCCCGAGTGGTGGAAGCTGGGCGTGATGCGCGCGTCGGCCTGGGAGGCGCTGGGTGCGCTGGTGGCCGAGCGCGATCCGTACTGCCGGGGCGCCGTGATCCTCGGCCTGAACCAGCCGGAAGGCGAGTTGCTGGCCGGGTTTGCCCAGGCGCGGGCCGAAGTGGTCAAGGGCTTCATGATCGGCCGCACGGTGTGGGCCGTGCCCAGCCTGCGCTGGCTGCGCGGCGAGATCGACGATGCGGTGCTGGTGGCTCAGGTGGCCGACGGGTTCCGCCGGCTGATCGACGGCTGGCGTGCGACCCGGCAGCCGCCGGCCCGCCCGGTCTCGCTCGACGCGCACCGGCATCCATCCCACCCCGATGCGACGCTGAACCAGGAGGTCGGCACATGA
- the iolE gene encoding myo-inosose-2 dehydratase, producing MTQTPHPTGRWPVRIGINPISWSNDDLPSLGGDTPLETALREGAAIGYQGFELGNKFPREPQALRAKLAEFGVACVSGWYSGQLAEGTLDDELKRCDAHMRKLQAQGCGVVVYGEVAGSIQGRIDMPLGKRPRFVSDAQWQGYARRLDAFGAHLRQTYGLRLAYHHHMGAYVESPEDVDRLMAQTTDNVGLLFDTGHAYFGATRNGAPADPVAQLSRHVHRVVHVHCKDVRAPLIGAACNDGWSFLNAVLAGAFTVPGDGCIDFEAVLRVLHDAGYAGWLVVEAEQDPAVAPPYVYAKKGYDTLAGIVRRIEAAAEEAA from the coding sequence ATGACCCAGACCCCCCATCCCACCGGCCGCTGGCCTGTGCGCATCGGCATCAACCCGATCTCCTGGAGCAACGACGACCTGCCGTCCCTGGGCGGCGACACCCCGCTGGAAACCGCGCTGCGCGAAGGCGCCGCCATCGGCTACCAGGGCTTCGAGCTGGGCAACAAGTTCCCGCGCGAGCCGCAGGCGCTGCGCGCCAAGCTGGCGGAGTTCGGCGTGGCGTGCGTCTCGGGCTGGTATTCGGGGCAACTGGCCGAAGGCACGCTGGACGACGAGCTCAAGCGCTGCGACGCCCACATGCGCAAGCTCCAGGCGCAGGGCTGCGGCGTGGTGGTCTACGGCGAGGTGGCCGGCTCCATCCAGGGCCGCATCGACATGCCGCTGGGCAAGCGTCCGCGCTTTGTCTCCGATGCGCAATGGCAGGGCTACGCCCGGCGGCTGGACGCCTTCGGCGCGCACCTGCGGCAGACCTACGGACTGCGCCTGGCCTATCACCACCACATGGGCGCCTATGTCGAATCGCCGGAAGACGTGGACCGTCTGATGGCGCAGACCACCGACAACGTCGGCCTGCTGTTCGATACCGGGCACGCCTACTTTGGCGCCACGCGCAACGGCGCGCCGGCCGACCCGGTGGCGCAGCTCAGCCGGCACGTGCATCGCGTGGTGCACGTGCATTGCAAGGACGTGCGCGCGCCGCTGATCGGCGCCGCCTGCAACGACGGCTGGTCGTTCCTGAACGCGGTGCTGGCCGGCGCGTTCACGGTGCCGGGCGACGGCTGCATCGATTTCGAGGCCGTGCTGCGCGTGCTGCACGACGCCGGCTACGCAGGCTGGCTGGTGGTGGAGGCCGAACAGGACCCGGCCGTGGCCCCGCCGTACGTCTACGCCAAGAAGGGCTACGACACGCTGGCCGGCATCGTGCGCCGCATCGAGGCCGCCGCCGAGGAGGCCGCATGA